The following are encoded in a window of Thunnus albacares chromosome 17, fThuAlb1.1, whole genome shotgun sequence genomic DNA:
- the LOC122966486 gene encoding interferon-induced protein 44-like isoform X4: MGGGLSKPWREIPENKTDDLSFVENYQPKKKMVKHLRILLHGPSGAGKSSFINSVISCLQGRINCNRAFTDATSGSSFTTQYKTHKIKTENSASSCPFVFNDTMGLDEGNNHGVHVEDIKLAMKGHVRENYMFDPESSLSEGDEGYNPCPTLDDKVHILVLVVDAGKVSLMDDKVVEKMKDVRQAACDLGIPQLAILTKIDEACPMAKTNVQNVYRSKYLKQQPVGGPSTELHLSCEELQFRNLHK, encoded by the exons gaacaaaactGATGATCTCAGCTTTGTGGAAAATTATcagccaaaaaagaaaatggtcaAACATCTCAGAATTCTGCTTCATGGACCAAGTGGTGCTGGCAAGTCCAGTTTCATCAACTCTGTCATCAGCTGTTTACAAGGCAGAATTAACTGTAACAGAGCTTTCACAGATGCAACCTCTGGGAGCAGCTTCACCACTCAA TACAAAACTCACAAAATCAAGACTGAAAACTCAGCCAGTTCTTGTCCCTTTGTTTTCAATGACACCATGGGCCTTGATGAAGGAAATAACCATGGAGTCCATGTGGAAGACATCAAACTGGCCATGAAAGGACATGTGAGAGAAAACTACATG TTTGATCCTGAATCCTCATTGTCTGAGGGTGATGAAGGTTACAACCCATGCCCCACACTAGATGACAAAGTTCACATTCTGGTTCTTGTTGTTGATGCTGGTAAAGTATCTTTAATGGATGACAAAGTTGTGGAGAAAATGAAGGATGTACGACAGGCAGCCTGTGACTTGG GGATTCCCCAATTGGCAATTCTAACAAAAATTGATGAAGCCTGTCCCATGGctaaaacaaatgtacaaaatgtctATAGAAGCAAGTATCTTAAGCAACAG CCAGTTGGTGGGCCTTCCACTGAGCTGCATCTTTCTTGTGAAGAACTACAGTTCAGAAATCTTCACAAATGA
- the LOC122966486 gene encoding interferon-induced protein 44-like isoform X3 yields MLMSYFTAMGGGLSKPWREIPENKTDDLSFVENYQPKKKMVKHLRILLHGPSGAGKSSFINSVISCLQGRINCNRAFTDATSGSSFTTQYKTHKIKTENSASSCPFVFNDTMGLDEGNNHGVHVEDIKLAMKGHVRENYMFDPESSLSEGDEGYNPCPTLDDKVHILVLVVDAGKVSLMDDKVVEKMKDVRQAACDLGIPQLAILTKIDEACPMAKTNVQNVYRSKYLKQQPVGGPSTELHLSCEELQFRNLHK; encoded by the exons gaacaaaactGATGATCTCAGCTTTGTGGAAAATTATcagccaaaaaagaaaatggtcaAACATCTCAGAATTCTGCTTCATGGACCAAGTGGTGCTGGCAAGTCCAGTTTCATCAACTCTGTCATCAGCTGTTTACAAGGCAGAATTAACTGTAACAGAGCTTTCACAGATGCAACCTCTGGGAGCAGCTTCACCACTCAA TACAAAACTCACAAAATCAAGACTGAAAACTCAGCCAGTTCTTGTCCCTTTGTTTTCAATGACACCATGGGCCTTGATGAAGGAAATAACCATGGAGTCCATGTGGAAGACATCAAACTGGCCATGAAAGGACATGTGAGAGAAAACTACATG TTTGATCCTGAATCCTCATTGTCTGAGGGTGATGAAGGTTACAACCCATGCCCCACACTAGATGACAAAGTTCACATTCTGGTTCTTGTTGTTGATGCTGGTAAAGTATCTTTAATGGATGACAAAGTTGTGGAGAAAATGAAGGATGTACGACAGGCAGCCTGTGACTTGG GGATTCCCCAATTGGCAATTCTAACAAAAATTGATGAAGCCTGTCCCATGGctaaaacaaatgtacaaaatgtctATAGAAGCAAGTATCTTAAGCAACAG CCAGTTGGTGGGCCTTCCACTGAGCTGCATCTTTCTTGTGAAGAACTACAGTTCAGAAATCTTCACAAATGA
- the LOC122966486 gene encoding interferon-induced protein 44-like isoform X5: MGGGSSKPWREIPENKTDDLSFVENYQPKKKMVKHLRILLHGPSGAGKSSFINSVISCLQGRINCNRAFTDATSGSSFTTQYKTHKIKTENSASSCPFVFNDTMGLDEGNNHGVHVEDIKLAMKGHVRENYMFDPESSLSEGDEGYNPCPTLDDKVHILVLVVDAGKVSLMDDKVVEKMKDVRQAACDLGIPQLAILTKIDEACPMAKTNVQNVYRSKYLKQQPVGGPSTELHLSCEELQFRNLHK; the protein is encoded by the exons gaacaaaactGATGATCTCAGCTTTGTGGAAAATTATcagccaaaaaagaaaatggtcaAACATCTCAGAATTCTGCTTCATGGACCAAGTGGTGCTGGCAAGTCCAGTTTCATCAACTCTGTCATCAGCTGTTTACAAGGCAGAATTAACTGTAACAGAGCTTTCACAGATGCAACCTCTGGGAGCAGCTTCACCACTCAA TACAAAACTCACAAAATCAAGACTGAAAACTCAGCCAGTTCTTGTCCCTTTGTTTTCAATGACACCATGGGCCTTGATGAAGGAAATAACCATGGAGTCCATGTGGAAGACATCAAACTGGCCATGAAAGGACATGTGAGAGAAAACTACATG TTTGATCCTGAATCCTCATTGTCTGAGGGTGATGAAGGTTACAACCCATGCCCCACACTAGATGACAAAGTTCACATTCTGGTTCTTGTTGTTGATGCTGGTAAAGTATCTTTAATGGATGACAAAGTTGTGGAGAAAATGAAGGATGTACGACAGGCAGCCTGTGACTTGG GGATTCCCCAATTGGCAATTCTAACAAAAATTGATGAAGCCTGTCCCATGGctaaaacaaatgtacaaaatgtctATAGAAGCAAGTATCTTAAGCAACAG CCAGTTGGTGGGCCTTCCACTGAGCTGCATCTTTCTTGTGAAGAACTACAGTTCAGAAATCTTCACAAATGA